The genomic interval CCGAGGGAGTTCGGTCTTATGGGTCCAACCAGGGAAGTCTTTTTGCCAAGGTCTACACTTTCAAAAGTAGTGCCACGAGGTGTGGTCTTATCGGGATTCAGAACGGCAAAAGGTACGTCATGTTCGGGTGGTTTGCCAACGGTAAACTTTGGGTGAGCTTATGCAATTTTGTACAAGATTGGTCCCAAGTCCTCAAGCGCCAGGCTGTACGTGTGGGAATCAAGCGCTTCTATGGGCAAAACTGTGATTGTCAGCTTACACCGTGTCACGGCAGAGACTGTGGAAAGCTCAAAGGATGTGCTTCAAACTATCTGTCTCCTTACAGGAACCCTTGTGAGTGGGACCACTCCTATTGTGTGAAAAACTCCAAAGGGACCGCGTGCTCCTGGTACGAAACACCAAAGTACAAGGAATGCATGGCTAACCCCCGGCCCTAGTTAGACTACTCAAAATTTTTGTGCGAAAAACGATAACGACCTCGAGACTAATAACTCATCTTTAAATAGAGAGCATGTGTAACAAAACATAGAACATAAAAATTTACCCTAACCTttatctcccaagatctgattgttactTCTCTCTTCCAGCTgcttgtgaattagttatgagatTTTGGTGCTAGATCATCTTAACAACTTCAACCTAATAAGTCTTAGTGTTCTCATCAtttg from Pocillopora verrucosa isolate sample1 chromosome 14, ASM3666991v2, whole genome shotgun sequence carries:
- the LOC131789736 gene encoding metalloproteinase inhibitor 3-like — its product is MSFIVHAALFLGFVALSQACTCRPQHPQEAFCNAGFVIRAKILSQEVEGHKKIIGMRILKTYKGATALNKTEGVRSYGSNQGSLFAKVYTFKSSATRCGLIGIQNGKRYVMFGWFANGKLWVSLCNFVQDWSQVLKRQAVRVGIKRFYGQNCDCQLTPCHGRDCGKLKGCASNYLSPYRNPCEWDHSYCVKNSKGTACSWYETPKYKECMANPRP